One region of Thunnus albacares chromosome 8, fThuAlb1.1, whole genome shotgun sequence genomic DNA includes:
- the LOC122987120 gene encoding 2-iminobutanoate/2-iminopropanoate deaminase-like has translation MASLIRRIISTTKAPAAIGPYSQAVVVDRTMYISGQLGMDPANGQLVDGGVQAQTRQALVNMGEILKAAGCGYENVVKTTVLLADMNDFTNVNDVYKQFFTTNFPARAAYQVAALPRGGLVEIEAVAVLGPVTDAS, from the exons ATGGCTTCATTGATCAGGAGGATTATCAGCACAACAAAAGCTCCTGCTGCTATCGGCCCGTACAG CCAGGCGGTGGTGGTTGATCGGACCATGTACATCTCAGGACAGCTGGGGATGGATCCTGCCAATGGACAGTTGGTGGACGGTGGCGTCCAGGCTCAAACCAGACAG GCTCTTGTGAATATGGGTGAAATCCTTAAAGCAGCTGGGTGCGGTTATGAGAATG TTGTCAAAACCACAGTGCTCTTAGCCGACATGAACGACTTCACCAATGTCAACGATGTTTACAAGCAAT TCTTCACCACCAACTTCCCAGCCAGAGCTGCCTACCAGGTTGCTGCTCTTCCCAGA GGTGGACTGGTTGAGATTGAAGCAGTTGCTGTTTTGGGCCCTGTGACCGATGCTTCCTAA